Proteins from one Triticum aestivum cultivar Chinese Spring chromosome 7A, IWGSC CS RefSeq v2.1, whole genome shotgun sequence genomic window:
- the LOC123152965 gene encoding probable CCR4-associated factor 1 homolog 11, with protein MPPRRPDRTSGQGGAEVLAAGSEWNQAVDTTPLLPPHPVVTINMEFPGALHNSATPRQLWAPAEVKVRDAWKWNLVKEMEAITALLPTHLVVTIDTEFPGAVHDSATPRDKRSPKEAYTLVRRNLLQLGLTLSGPGGSHPVVWQFNFRGFDERRDPHAPESIAMLKAHGMDFARLREDGIDPGDFTDEFMRSGLNHRRPRRGRAAPEPLTWVAFSGSYDFAYLARMLFRQGTKGLPQKLEDFGRRVEKFFGPWVLDAKYIAKTCFAHNAGSDSLLTADVMLAIVLQLEGPPNFDYNVRENHAGKIDGLVV; from the coding sequence ATGCCACCCCGGCGTCCAGATCGGACGTCGGGTCAAGGAGGAGCCGAGGTCCTCGCCGCTGGGTCGGAATGGAACCAAGCCGTCGACACGACACCGCTTCTCCCGCCGCACCCGGTGGTGACCATCAACATGGAGTTCCCCGGCGCGCTGCACAACTCCGCCACGCCGCGCCAACTCTGGGCCCCCGCTGAGGTTAAGGTTCGCGACGCGTGGAAGTGGAACCTGGTCAAGGAGATGGAGGCCATCACGGCGCTGCTGCCGACGCACCTGGTAGTGACCATCGACACGGAGTTCCCGGGCGCGGTGCACGACTCAGCCACGCCGCGCGACAAGCGGAGCCCGAAAGAAGCCTACACGCTCGTCAGGCGCAACCTGCTGCAGCTCGGCCTCACCCTCTCCGGGCCCGGGGGCAGCCACCCCGTGGTGTGGCAGTTCAACTTCCGGGGCTTCGACGAGAGGCGCGACCCGCACGCGCCGGAATCCATCGCCATGCTCAAGGCCCACGGCATGGACTTCGCCAGGCTCCGCGAGGACGGCATCGACCCGGGCGACTTTACCGACGAGTTCATGCGCTCCGGCCTAaaccaccgccgcccgcgccggggCAGGGCCGCCCCCGAGCCCCTCACGTGGGTGGCCTTCTCGGGCTCCTACGACTTCGCCTACCTCGCCAGGATGCTTTTCCGCCAAGGCACCAAAGGTTTGCCGCAGAAGCTCGAGGACTTCGGAAGGCGCGTGGAGAAGTTCTTCGGCCCGTGGGTGCTCGACGCCAAGTACATTGCCAAGACCTGCTTCGCCCACAACGCCGGCTCCGACAGCCTTCTCACCGCCGACGTGATGCTCGCCATTGTGTTGCAGCTCGAGGGCCCCCCCAACTTCGACTACAACGTGCGCGAGAATCACGCCGGAAAGATCGATGGGCTCGTCGTGTAA